In the genome of Candidatus Sulfotelmatobacter sp., the window GTACTGCCGCAGATTGGCGCCCACCTGGCTCGAGCGCGTGTCGGGCGCGATCGGATACGACAGCGTGGACGGCGTCGTGGAGTTCGACGGCTGCGTCGAGTGCGCCGCGTCGCCGATCAGTTCCAGCGTCGGGTCGTAGGCGCCCGTCGCGCTCGACTCGTTGCCCTCGGCCGCCGACACGTTCGCGCGCCCGATCAGCAGCGTCTCGTTGCCGTGAAGCGCCATGCGCAGCGCGTCGCGCAGGGTAAGCGAGTGTTCGGCCGCGCGGGCGACGCGGGCGGAAGAGATCAGGCCCGCGAACAGCACCGCGCTCGCCAGGCCGGCGGGAATCCAGGTTCTCACGTTTCACCTCCACCAAGACTGGCCTTCTGCAGACGGCCATCGATTTCGTTCGCGAATCGTTCCAGCGCTTCGGGATCGAGCTTGGCCAGCGCCCACTGCTCGCAGTGCGTCAGCCGCCAACCCTTCTGGTCGATCAGCTCCATCAGCACCGCGCGCGGATCGCGGTGGAAGCGGAGCCGCAGCCCCTCGTCGGTCGCGAGTGCGCCGATGACGCGCTCCACGCACACCTGGCTCACCGGGCCGCTCCCAATAGACGATCGGGGGCCGTCAAATTCGACAGATCGAGGCCGGAGCCTTTCGTCCGCTCGGTCGCGAGTCCAATCGAGGCGCCGGCGCCGAAATGGATGGCGCCCTCCGCGTGCGCCTCGGCCGCGAACGGCGCGACCTGCTCCGCGCGTCCCGGTTGACGAAACGCTGTCATTGCCGCGCCGTGCCGGTGTACGACGGCGGTCGAAAGCACCAGCGCGGCGGCGACGATCAGCGCGGGTTGAATCAGGTTGTTGTCCATGACGGGGCTCCTTCTCTGCGATTGCGAATCGGTCGCGTGTCTTCCAGTGGTAGAGCCCTATCTCAAGACGCATGCCAGCCACGGGCGTGGCGGCGAAATCGCGCGCAGGAGCGCGCGCCGCATGCGTTTGAGAGTGCGAGGGAAGTGGCGCGCGGAAGATGCGCGCGAATCGGCGACTGTCGATGGATCGACAGTCCGTCGACTCAGCTACAGTCGACGACTATCGCAGGCCGTACTTGTCGAGGCGGGAATAGAGCTGGGCGCGCGTGACGCCGAGCAGACGCGCGGCGCGCGTCTTGTTGCCCTTGGATTGCCCGAGGGCGCGTTCGACCAGCGAACGCTCCATCGACTCGAGATCGACGACGTCACCATTCATCGAGGCGCCGTTGGTTCCATTGGCCACGCGGGCGACGGGCTCCGACGGAAACGTCATCGGCGCCGGCAGATGGTCGTGCGTG includes:
- a CDS encoding Os1348 family NHLP clan protein; translated protein: MSQVCVERVIGALATDEGLRLRFHRDPRAVLMELIDQKGWRLTHCEQWALAKLDPEALERFANEIDGRLQKASLGGGET
- a CDS encoding TolC family protein, with the translated sequence MRTWIPAGLASAVLFAGLISSARVARAAEHSLTLRDALRMALHGNETLLIGRANVSAAEGNESSATGAYDPTLELIGDAAHSTQPSNSTTPSTLSYPIAPDTRSSQVGANLRQY